Proteins from one Gossypium raimondii isolate GPD5lz chromosome 8, ASM2569854v1, whole genome shotgun sequence genomic window:
- the LOC105793588 gene encoding uncharacterized protein LOC105793588, with the protein MAMFITVGNSQQLLHPFPLAPMPSLAPFQPSEAQKCWSALTSIQGCMLEISASFFYGEIGVIGPDCCQAITHISDDCWLKMFPFNPFSPPFLRTSCSSPAPSAGPILNGINKVSSPLQSGSEVDKCWSSLSNVNGCVTEIINSFFGGQMFTIISPACCNAIMKLNDDCWPILFPFYPYFPPYLKNYCGETATATAPK; encoded by the coding sequence ATGGCTATGTTTATCACTGTAGGAAATTCGCAACAACTACTGCATCCATTTCCATTGGCACCAATGCCAAGCCTGGCACCTTTTCAGCCTAGTGAAGCTCAAAAATGTTGGTCAGCCCTTACCAGCATACAAGGTTGTATGTTGGAGATATCTGCTTCATTTTTCTATGGAGAAATAGGTGTTATTGGCCCCGATTGTTGTCAGGCCATCACTCATATTAGTGATGATTGTTGGCTTAAAATGTTCCCTTTCAACCCCTTTTCCCCCCCATTTCTCAGGACTTCTTGTTCATCTCCAGCACCATCTGCAGGACCGATATTGAATGGCATCAACAAGGTGTCATCGCCATTGCAATCTGGAAGTGAAGTTGATAAATGCTGGTCTTCACTTTCTAACGTTAATGGGTGTGTTACGgagattattaattcatttttcggTGGTCAAATGTTTACTATTATTAGTCCTGCTTGTTGCAATGCCATAATGAAACTCAACGACGACTGCTGGCCTATATTGTTCCCTTTTTACCCATACTTCCCTCCATATTTGAAGAACTACTGTGGTGAGACGGCAACGGCAACAGCACCTAAATGA